In Bradyrhizobium erythrophlei, a single genomic region encodes these proteins:
- a CDS encoding dipeptide ABC transporter ATP-binding protein — MTALPLLDVNDLTVEFVTRRGIVKAVQHVNIQVAKGETLGIVGESGSGKSVTSYAVMRILDRAGKIAEGSVHFSGVDVKAASEDQMRDMRGREMSMIFQSPRLALNPIRKIGHQIEDVLLQHVQVDHSQVTDRAIAALEQVKIARPRERYHAYPFQLSGGMCQRVVIALALACGPRLLIADEPTTGLDVTTQKAVMDLVVELTKQRNMSTILITHDLGLAAAYCDRVVVMEKGHVVETALSSNIFARPEHPYTRKLMRATPRLGVSLRDLLPEEETSPVMTAPAPEKAESQLKPSSANGDAKPLLLVEKLVKEYPRQGAPGTLAKLFSRKPPAEPDLFRAVDGISFSVGHGESVGLVGESGCGKSTTSMMVMRLLDQTSGRIMFDGEEIGGIMPNAFARLPQRKSIQMVFQDPTDSLNPRFTAVRAIADPILRLGGIKKRDALRARCEELATLVGLPLHLLDRFPHQMSGGQKARVGIARAIALNPKLVILDEPTAALDVSVQAVVLNLLQDLKQSLGMSYLFVSHDLNVVRLLCDRVIVMQTGKIVEQGTADRVLGDPQNAYTRELLTAIPHPPLPVS, encoded by the coding sequence ATGACCGCGTTGCCGCTGCTCGACGTCAACGACCTCACGGTGGAATTCGTCACCCGGCGCGGCATCGTCAAGGCGGTGCAGCACGTCAATATCCAGGTGGCCAAGGGCGAGACGCTCGGCATCGTCGGCGAGTCCGGTTCCGGCAAATCCGTCACTTCCTATGCGGTGATGCGCATCCTCGACCGGGCCGGCAAGATCGCCGAAGGCTCGGTTCATTTTTCCGGCGTCGACGTCAAGGCTGCGAGCGAAGATCAGATGCGCGACATGCGCGGCCGCGAAATGTCGATGATTTTTCAGAGCCCGCGGCTCGCGCTCAATCCGATCCGCAAGATCGGCCATCAAATCGAGGACGTGCTGCTGCAGCATGTCCAGGTTGACCACTCCCAGGTGACGGATCGCGCGATTGCGGCGCTCGAACAGGTCAAGATTGCGCGTCCGCGCGAGCGCTATCATGCCTATCCGTTCCAGCTCTCCGGCGGCATGTGCCAGCGGGTCGTGATCGCGCTGGCGCTGGCCTGCGGTCCGCGGCTTCTGATCGCGGACGAGCCGACCACCGGGCTCGATGTCACCACCCAGAAGGCGGTGATGGACCTCGTCGTCGAACTGACCAAACAACGCAACATGTCGACCATCCTGATCACGCATGATCTGGGACTAGCCGCGGCCTATTGCGATCGCGTGGTGGTGATGGAGAAGGGGCATGTGGTCGAAACCGCGCTCTCGTCCAACATTTTCGCCAGGCCCGAACATCCCTATACGCGCAAATTGATGCGGGCCACGCCGCGGCTCGGCGTCTCCTTGCGCGACCTGTTGCCGGAGGAGGAAACTTCTCCAGTCATGACCGCGCCGGCACCGGAGAAGGCGGAGTCTCAGCTCAAGCCCTCCAGCGCCAACGGAGACGCCAAACCGCTTCTCTTGGTCGAGAAACTGGTGAAGGAATATCCGCGCCAGGGCGCGCCGGGGACGCTCGCCAAATTGTTCTCGCGCAAGCCACCGGCCGAACCCGATCTATTTCGCGCTGTCGACGGCATCAGCTTTTCGGTCGGTCACGGCGAAAGCGTCGGCCTTGTCGGCGAATCCGGCTGCGGCAAGTCCACGACCTCGATGATGGTGATGCGGCTGCTCGATCAGACATCGGGCCGCATCATGTTCGATGGTGAGGAGATCGGCGGCATCATGCCCAATGCCTTCGCGCGGCTGCCGCAGCGCAAGAGCATCCAGATGGTGTTTCAGGATCCGACCGACAGCCTCAACCCGCGCTTTACGGCGGTGCGCGCCATCGCGGACCCGATTCTGAGGCTGGGCGGCATCAAAAAGCGCGATGCACTGCGGGCGCGCTGCGAGGAACTCGCCACGCTGGTCGGGTTGCCGCTGCATCTACTCGATCGATTCCCGCATCAGATGTCAGGCGGCCAGAAGGCGCGGGTCGGCATTGCGCGCGCTATCGCGCTCAATCCGAAACTCGTCATCCTCGATGAGCCGACCGCCGCACTCGACGTGTCGGTGCAGGCGGTGGTGCTGAACCTTCTTCAGGACCTCAAGCAATCGCTCGGCATGAGCTATCTGTTCGTCTCCCACGATCTGAACGTGGTGCGGCTGCTGTGTGACCGCGTCATTGTGATGCAGACCGGCAAAATCGTGGAGCAGGGCACGGCCGACCGGGTCTTGGGCGATCCGCAAAATGCCTATACAAGGGAGTTGCTGACGGCTATTCCCCACCCACCGCTGCCAGTCAGCTAG
- a CDS encoding ABC transporter permease, whose protein sequence is MTEASLTTSPATSLQPAPPSNSILRHAVYVIADNPVTGLSFGLFTLIALCAVIGPYVVPYDPLASDTSATLQSPSLRHWFGTDLLGRDIFSRVIAATRLDFVIAIASVALVLVIGGFAGIAAGFFGGWTDRIVGRISDTIMAFPLFVLAMGIVAALGNTVTNIVIATAIINFPLYVRVARAEANVRRDAGFVQAARLSGNSDMRILLAQIMPNIMPIMMVQVSLTMGYAILNAAGLSFIGLGVKPPTPEWGIMVAEGATNIISGEWWVAFFPGAALMVAVFCFNLLGDGLRDLVDPQRRT, encoded by the coding sequence ATGACCGAAGCCAGTCTGACCACGTCGCCGGCCACGAGCCTTCAGCCAGCCCCGCCGAGCAACTCGATCCTCCGCCATGCGGTCTATGTCATCGCGGATAATCCCGTCACCGGACTGTCGTTCGGCCTGTTCACGCTGATTGCGCTGTGCGCCGTGATCGGTCCGTATGTCGTGCCTTACGATCCGCTCGCCAGCGATACCTCGGCGACGTTGCAGTCGCCGTCGCTGCGGCACTGGTTCGGAACCGACCTGTTGGGGCGTGACATCTTCAGCCGCGTGATAGCCGCAACCCGGCTCGATTTCGTGATTGCGATTGCTTCCGTCGCGCTGGTGCTTGTCATCGGCGGGTTCGCCGGAATTGCCGCCGGCTTCTTCGGCGGCTGGACCGACCGCATCGTCGGGCGCATATCCGATACCATCATGGCGTTTCCGCTGTTCGTGCTGGCGATGGGCATCGTCGCCGCGCTCGGCAACACCGTGACCAACATCGTGATCGCAACTGCGATCATCAATTTCCCGCTTTACGTCCGTGTCGCGCGCGCGGAAGCCAATGTGCGGCGCGACGCCGGCTTCGTGCAGGCGGCGCGGCTTTCCGGCAACAGCGACATGCGGATCCTGCTCGCGCAGATCATGCCCAACATCATGCCGATCATGATGGTGCAGGTGTCGCTGACCATGGGCTACGCCATCCTCAACGCCGCCGGACTGTCGTTCATCGGGCTTGGCGTCAAGCCGCCGACGCCGGAATGGGGGATCATGGTGGCGGAAGGCGCCACCAACATCATTTCCGGCGAGTGGTGGGTCGCGTTCTTTCCCGGCGCGGCGCTGATGGTCGCGGTGTTCTGCTTCAACCTGCTCGGCGACGGCTTGCGCGATCTGGTCGATCCGCAGCGGAGGACATAG
- a CDS encoding ABC transporter permease, giving the protein MVILKRLATVIPTLIGVIIVTFLLTRVLPGDPAVYFAGPAATPQSIAEIRKSLGLDRPLPDQFLRYVNDLAHGNFGNSLSTGQSVATEIASRLPASAELTLFGLFLAIAIAVPLGIFAAVKQGSWIDHLCRVIATAGVSLPVFFTGLLLAYVFYFRLGWSPAPLGRLDAFATSPPDITGFFLIDSLITGNFETFRSALGQLILPAVTLAIFSLAPITRMTRASMLAALASEFIRTARASGLSSRTVILTYAFRNAMLPVVTTLGMVFSFLLGANVLVEKVFAWPGIGSYAVEALLQSDFAPVQGFVLTMAVLYVALNLIIDMLYGVIDPRVRVDA; this is encoded by the coding sequence ATGGTGATCCTCAAACGGCTCGCAACCGTCATTCCGACTTTGATCGGCGTGATCATCGTGACGTTTCTGCTCACGCGCGTGCTGCCCGGTGATCCCGCGGTGTATTTCGCAGGGCCCGCGGCAACGCCGCAGTCAATTGCCGAAATTCGAAAATCGCTGGGGCTGGATCGCCCGCTGCCGGATCAGTTCTTGCGCTATGTCAACGATCTCGCCCACGGCAATTTCGGCAATTCTCTGTCGACCGGGCAATCCGTTGCGACCGAAATCGCAAGCCGCCTGCCGGCTTCGGCCGAACTGACGCTGTTCGGCCTTTTTCTCGCGATCGCGATTGCGGTGCCGCTCGGCATCTTTGCCGCGGTGAAACAAGGCTCCTGGATCGATCATCTCTGCCGGGTGATCGCGACTGCCGGTGTCTCGCTGCCGGTGTTCTTCACCGGGCTCTTGCTGGCTTATGTGTTCTATTTCCGCCTCGGCTGGTCGCCGGCGCCGCTCGGCCGGCTCGATGCCTTCGCGACCAGCCCGCCCGATATCACCGGCTTCTTTCTGATCGACAGCCTGATCACGGGCAACTTCGAGACGTTTCGTTCGGCGCTCGGTCAGCTGATTTTGCCGGCAGTGACGCTTGCGATCTTTTCGCTGGCGCCGATCACGCGCATGACCCGCGCCTCGATGCTGGCGGCGCTCGCTTCCGAATTCATCCGAACCGCGCGGGCGAGCGGCCTCAGCAGCCGCACCGTGATCCTGACTTACGCGTTCCGCAACGCGATGCTGCCGGTCGTCACAACGCTCGGCATGGTGTTCTCGTTCCTGCTCGGCGCCAATGTGCTGGTCGAGAAGGTCTTCGCCTGGCCCGGCATCGGTTCCTACGCGGTGGAAGCGCTGCTGCAATCGGACTTCGCGCCGGTGCAGGGCTTCGTGCTGACCATGGCGGTGCTCTATGTGGCGCTCAACCTGATCATCGACATGCTCTATGGCGTGATCGATCCGCGCGTGAGGGTGGATGCATGA
- a CDS encoding ABC transporter substrate-binding protein: MKRRDFLKSVSGIAVGAAVQAPAIWSPAKADARSETLLVVTEGGPNNLDIHGVGTNRAGYEVSWNCYDRLISHELKTEADGTQAYDRDKFKLELADDMNLGDMSVTFKLKKNAKFQDGAPVTAKDVKWSLDRSVTVGGFPTVQMKAGSLSSTEQFVIVDDSTIRVDFAKKDRLTLPDLAVIVPSIYNSELLKKKATEKDPWALEYTKSNTAGSGAYKVTSWKPGVETIYERNDDWVGGKLPQLRRVIWRTVPSQGNRRALMERGDADISFDLSSKDTSEMKKEGKLVILSHPVGNGMYSIDLNVKNPPFDNQKVRQAVAYALPYQKIMDAAMFGLANPLFGGPSNTVTDTTWPARTGYVNDMAKAKALMAESGASDIETTISYDLGTSDVSEPVSVLVQEALGQIGIKTTINKVPGANWRSEMAKKTMPLMLNFFSGWLDYPEYFFFWAYSGQNAIFNTPSYVNADMDALIDGARAAAAVGDKEKYAKDVEGFISKAYTEVPRIPLFQPVLNIATQKNISGYAYWFHRQLDYRSIVKG; encoded by the coding sequence ATGAAGCGCCGTGATTTTCTAAAATCCGTTTCCGGCATTGCCGTCGGCGCGGCCGTTCAGGCGCCTGCGATCTGGTCCCCGGCGAAGGCCGATGCGCGATCGGAAACCTTGCTGGTGGTGACCGAAGGCGGCCCCAACAACCTCGATATTCATGGCGTTGGCACCAACCGGGCCGGCTACGAAGTGTCGTGGAATTGCTACGACCGGCTGATCAGCCATGAGCTCAAAACGGAGGCCGACGGGACGCAGGCTTACGACCGCGACAAGTTCAAGCTGGAGCTCGCCGACGACATGAACCTCGGTGACATGTCGGTAACGTTCAAGCTGAAGAAGAACGCCAAATTCCAGGACGGTGCGCCGGTCACGGCCAAGGACGTCAAATGGTCGCTCGACCGCTCGGTGACGGTCGGCGGCTTTCCCACCGTGCAGATGAAGGCGGGCTCTCTGTCCAGCACGGAGCAGTTCGTCATTGTCGACGACTCAACCATCAGGGTCGATTTTGCCAAGAAGGACCGGCTGACGCTTCCCGATCTCGCGGTGATCGTGCCAAGCATCTACAACTCCGAGCTGCTGAAAAAGAAAGCCACGGAAAAAGATCCGTGGGCACTGGAGTACACCAAGAGCAATACGGCTGGCAGCGGCGCCTACAAGGTGACGAGCTGGAAGCCCGGGGTCGAGACCATCTATGAGCGCAATGACGACTGGGTCGGCGGCAAGCTGCCGCAGCTCAGACGAGTGATCTGGCGCACCGTGCCTTCGCAGGGCAATCGCCGCGCGTTGATGGAACGCGGCGATGCCGACATCTCCTTCGACCTGTCCAGCAAGGACACGTCCGAGATGAAGAAGGAGGGCAAGCTCGTCATCCTCTCGCATCCGGTCGGCAACGGTATGTATTCGATCGATCTGAATGTGAAGAATCCGCCGTTCGACAACCAGAAGGTACGCCAGGCGGTGGCCTACGCGTTGCCGTACCAGAAGATCATGGATGCGGCGATGTTCGGCCTCGCCAATCCCTTGTTCGGCGGTCCATCCAACACTGTCACCGATACCACTTGGCCGGCCAGGACCGGCTACGTCAACGACATGGCGAAGGCCAAGGCGCTGATGGCCGAGAGCGGCGCTTCCGATATCGAGACGACGATCTCCTACGACCTCGGGACCAGCGATGTCAGCGAGCCCGTCTCCGTGCTGGTGCAGGAAGCCCTCGGCCAGATCGGCATCAAGACCACCATCAACAAGGTGCCAGGCGCCAACTGGCGCAGCGAGATGGCCAAGAAGACGATGCCGCTGATGCTCAACTTCTTCTCCGGCTGGCTCGATTATCCCGAATATTTTTTCTTCTGGGCCTATTCCGGCCAGAACGCGATCTTCAACACGCCGAGCTATGTCAATGCCGACATGGACGCCCTGATCGACGGCGCGCGAGCGGCCGCCGCGGTCGGCGACAAGGAAAAATACGCCAAGGACGTCGAGGGCTTCATCTCCAAGGCCTACACGGAAGTGCCGCGGATTCCGCTGTTCCAGCCGGTCCTCAATATTGCCACGCAGAAGAACATTTCCGGCTACGCCTACTGGTTCCATCGTCAGCTCGATTACCGCTCGATCGTGAAGGGCTGA
- a CDS encoding TRAP transporter substrate-binding protein, which yields MPVCTRADLSRTVAMFAALLLTAVTTSAPAREFRAADTQSEDYPTVQALRFMGRLIEEKTSGRLQIRVFHSRQLGEEKETIEQTRAGAIDLNRTNVALIGTFVPAMNVLAMPFLFRSIEHLQKVLDGPIGDEILGSFEPYGFVGLAFYDSGARSVYNSVRPVRTIADMKGLRLRVQQSELMSDMIKALGAEPIELPYGQVLTGLATKLIDGAENNWPSFVTTDHYKYAGFYTLTEHTMSPEVLVMSHKAWSSLSAEDQATFRAAAKESSRFMRARWKDLEEQSRRRAEAAGVTIVSDFDRKPFEAAMNDIYAKTRRDPQASALIERIRKVN from the coding sequence TTGCCCGTGTGTACCCGCGCCGACCTTTCGCGGACCGTCGCCATGTTTGCTGCCTTGCTTCTGACGGCCGTCACGACATCCGCTCCGGCCCGCGAATTTCGCGCGGCCGATACCCAGAGCGAAGATTATCCGACCGTCCAGGCGCTTCGCTTCATGGGCCGGCTCATCGAAGAGAAAACCAGCGGCCGGCTTCAGATTCGCGTGTTTCATTCGCGTCAGCTCGGCGAAGAAAAGGAAACGATCGAGCAGACCCGCGCTGGCGCGATTGATCTCAACCGAACGAATGTGGCGCTGATCGGCACGTTCGTGCCAGCGATGAACGTACTGGCGATGCCGTTTCTGTTTCGCTCCATCGAGCATTTGCAGAAGGTGCTGGATGGCCCGATCGGTGACGAAATCCTGGGCAGCTTCGAGCCTTACGGATTTGTCGGCCTCGCCTTCTACGATTCCGGGGCGCGGTCAGTGTACAACAGCGTCAGGCCGGTCCGCACGATCGCCGACATGAAAGGTTTGAGGCTCCGCGTGCAGCAATCGGAATTGATGTCCGACATGATCAAGGCGCTTGGCGCCGAGCCGATCGAGCTGCCCTATGGACAGGTCCTCACTGGGTTAGCCACCAAGCTGATCGACGGCGCGGAAAACAACTGGCCGTCATTTGTCACGACCGACCACTATAAATATGCCGGCTTCTATACGCTGACCGAGCACACGATGAGCCCTGAAGTCCTGGTGATGTCGCACAAGGCGTGGAGCAGCCTGTCGGCAGAGGACCAGGCGACATTTCGCGCCGCCGCGAAGGAATCGAGCCGCTTCATGCGCGCGCGATGGAAAGACCTCGAGGAGCAATCGCGCCGGCGCGCGGAAGCGGCCGGGGTCACGATCGTGAGCGACTTCGACCGCAAGCCGTTCGAGGCGGCGATGAACGATATCTATGCCAAGACCCGGCGCGATCCGCAGGCCTCGGCGCTGATTGAACGAATTCGCAAGGTCAACTGA
- a CDS encoding sensor histidine kinase, with protein sequence MPTSLTARGHSRLVALVRAVPIRWRILSIAALNSAVVVVLVALIWNGVQVLGMAWDDVRQVRESDKVLATLESETGHLQNLIHRYITQPSPELFAEISHLRDTVLGTLKTRASTDPMLSGSVQKLEQVTERFLNGFSELREVQATISKTYEQEVLAPARDMAGLYSIIEGATGHRNALIWPSLGKSREAFTAMLVAANSYYLSLATAAAEEASRNTETIQQTIPVMSDLADNDLQRMALQRLNTRTKSLSDGLTKLSAQLTNRTELLRDAIDASQAEASNVIDELSDKMRQREQKAQETFDQTLADISRKVLSVAVIFLGIIITAGVLIALSIRLPLRQIMTAMHAITSGDLNRKVQGTSASDEVGEMARAVEVFRENAIAKRKTEDELRAAKEKAENALHELNAAQQNLIDAERLAALGGLVAGVAHEVNNPIGISLTVASSFARRTEAFEDELKSGNGLRRSQLDEFVKTSRDAAQQLVGNLHRAGELIQSFKQVAVDRSHAERRTFNLSEATDQIIASLRPALKKASIALSVEVPENLIIDGYPGSYGQILTNLFLNAATHAFPDGRSGNITISAKPRGSDDVEIIFADDGAGMTADVQRQAFDPFFTTRRNEGGTGLGLHIVYNLVTQQLGGRMMLDSRPGQGTTFRIIMPKTAKGGQPAENRDRDRTDSWPNRTMSST encoded by the coding sequence TTGCCGACGAGCCTGACGGCGCGCGGCCATTCGCGGCTGGTCGCGCTGGTTCGCGCCGTTCCGATCCGCTGGCGCATCCTGTCGATCGCCGCATTGAACTCCGCCGTCGTCGTGGTGCTGGTGGCGCTGATCTGGAACGGCGTCCAGGTCTTGGGGATGGCCTGGGACGACGTCCGGCAGGTGCGTGAATCCGACAAGGTCCTGGCCACGCTCGAGAGCGAAACCGGACACCTGCAAAACCTGATTCATCGCTACATCACCCAGCCGAGCCCGGAACTGTTCGCCGAGATCTCGCATCTGCGCGACACGGTGCTGGGTACGTTGAAGACACGCGCCTCGACAGACCCGATGCTTTCCGGTTCGGTGCAAAAACTCGAGCAGGTCACGGAGCGCTTCCTCAACGGCTTCAGCGAACTGCGCGAGGTGCAGGCGACGATCTCGAAGACCTACGAGCAGGAAGTGCTGGCCCCTGCCCGCGACATGGCCGGGCTCTATTCGATCATCGAGGGCGCGACCGGCCATCGCAATGCGCTGATCTGGCCCTCGCTCGGCAAGTCCCGCGAGGCCTTCACGGCGATGCTGGTTGCCGCCAACTCATATTATCTTTCGCTGGCGACTGCCGCGGCGGAGGAAGCCAGCCGCAATACCGAGACCATCCAGCAGACCATCCCGGTCATGAGCGACCTCGCCGACAACGACCTGCAACGGATGGCGCTGCAGCGGCTGAATACGCGAACCAAGTCGCTCAGCGATGGCCTGACGAAACTGTCGGCGCAATTGACCAACCGCACCGAATTGCTGCGTGACGCGATCGACGCCAGCCAGGCCGAGGCCTCCAACGTTATCGACGAACTCTCCGACAAGATGCGCCAGCGCGAGCAAAAGGCCCAAGAAACCTTCGACCAGACGCTCGCCGACATTTCCCGCAAAGTGCTTTCCGTCGCCGTTATCTTCTTAGGGATCATCATCACCGCCGGCGTCCTGATCGCGCTGTCGATCCGCCTGCCGTTGCGGCAGATCATGACGGCGATGCACGCGATCACGTCGGGCGACCTCAACCGCAAGGTTCAAGGCACAAGCGCCAGCGACGAGGTCGGCGAGATGGCGCGCGCGGTGGAAGTGTTCCGTGAAAACGCGATCGCCAAGCGCAAGACCGAAGACGAGTTGCGCGCGGCAAAGGAAAAGGCGGAGAACGCGTTGCACGAGCTGAACGCCGCCCAGCAGAACCTGATCGACGCCGAACGGCTGGCCGCGCTCGGCGGCCTCGTCGCGGGCGTCGCCCACGAGGTGAACAATCCGATCGGCATCAGCCTGACGGTTGCCTCGAGCTTTGCGCGCCGCACCGAGGCATTCGAGGACGAACTGAAGAGCGGCAACGGACTGCGCCGCTCGCAGCTCGACGAATTCGTCAAGACCTCGCGCGACGCCGCCCAACAGCTCGTGGGCAACCTGCATCGTGCCGGCGAATTGATTCAGTCCTTCAAGCAGGTCGCGGTCGACCGTTCGCATGCCGAGCGGCGCACCTTCAATCTGAGCGAGGCAACCGACCAGATCATCGCGAGCCTGCGGCCCGCGCTGAAGAAGGCCTCGATTGCGCTGTCGGTCGAGGTGCCGGAAAACCTCATCATCGACGGCTATCCCGGCTCTTACGGCCAGATCCTGACCAACCTGTTTCTCAACGCCGCCACCCACGCTTTCCCTGACGGGCGTTCCGGCAACATCACGATCTCGGCAAAGCCCCGCGGCAGCGATGATGTCGAGATCATCTTTGCCGATGACGGCGCCGGCATGACCGCCGACGTGCAACGGCAAGCGTTCGACCCCTTCTTCACGACGCGCCGCAACGAAGGCGGCACGGGCCTCGGCTTGCACATCGTTTACAATCTGGTCACCCAGCAACTGGGCGGCCGGATGATGCTGGATTCAAGACCGGGACAAGGCACCACGTTTCGCATTATCATGCCCAAGACCGCCAAGGGCGGCCAGCCGGCAGAAAACCGGGATCGCGACAGGACTGATTCATGGCCGAACAGGACGATGTCCTCCACCTGA
- a CDS encoding ATP-binding response regulator → MAEQDDVLHLIDDTGVAPEASGARKWKIAVIDDDHAVHEGTRFALSDYNLNGQGLEILSAYSAAEGRQLMRAHSDIAAVLLDVIMETDAAGLDLVEYIRNDIRNETVRIILRTGQPGQAPERRVIVQYDINDYKAKTELTADKLFTSLTAALRSYQQLERMVQTRRGLEIIIDAASTLYDFKSMQRLAEGVLTQIGSLLNVDCAGILVLRDGGDVNDEFSVLAGSGCYSRFIGASGAKSLDPDLRSMVEAAFKRRKHEFVDQRTVLYVRTGSGREVVVLLQAERQLSETDRSLVEIFGSRLSIAFDNVILYQQLQQANSQLEDRVAQRTRALMQANRRLSAQWLRLQRANGFKNEILGTVAHDLKNPLGVILGRTEMLTELIAASSPRENITSQIDHIRDATKRLTSMVDHLISDAMADAFDITIRREPVDIAALVGEVADANQPLAVNKQQSITVSAAPNLTATCDADRMREAIDNLISNAIKYSPIGGKISVQVGQEGNKTAIRVVDQGAGLSPEDLGRLFGRFQRLSAKPTAGESSTGLGLSIVKRIIDMHGGEVAANSGGPGQGSTFTITLPVADA, encoded by the coding sequence ATGGCCGAACAGGACGATGTCCTCCACCTGATCGACGATACCGGTGTCGCGCCGGAAGCATCCGGCGCGCGCAAATGGAAAATCGCGGTCATCGATGACGATCATGCGGTGCATGAGGGTACGCGCTTTGCGCTGAGCGATTACAACCTCAACGGACAGGGTCTTGAGATTCTGTCGGCCTATTCCGCCGCCGAGGGCCGGCAGCTGATGCGCGCCCATTCCGACATCGCCGCGGTGTTGCTCGACGTCATCATGGAAACGGATGCCGCAGGGCTCGATCTCGTCGAATATATCCGCAACGACATCCGCAACGAGACGGTCCGTATCATCCTGCGCACCGGTCAGCCCGGGCAGGCCCCCGAACGCCGCGTCATCGTCCAGTACGACATCAACGACTACAAGGCGAAGACCGAACTTACCGCCGACAAGCTGTTTACCTCGCTCACGGCGGCGCTGCGCAGCTATCAGCAGCTCGAACGGATGGTCCAGACCCGCCGCGGGCTGGAGATCATCATCGATGCCGCCTCGACGCTTTACGACTTCAAATCGATGCAGCGCCTTGCCGAGGGCGTGCTGACCCAGATCGGCTCGCTGCTCAACGTCGACTGCGCCGGCATTCTGGTGCTGCGCGACGGCGGCGACGTCAACGATGAATTTTCCGTTCTTGCCGGCTCCGGCTGCTACAGCCGCTTCATCGGCGCCTCGGGCGCGAAATCGCTCGATCCCGACCTGCGCAGCATGGTCGAAGCCGCTTTCAAGCGCCGCAAGCACGAATTCGTCGACCAGCGCACCGTGCTCTACGTCCGCACCGGCTCGGGCCGCGAAGTAGTCGTGCTGCTTCAGGCCGAGCGGCAATTGTCGGAGACCGACCGCTCACTGGTCGAAATCTTCGGCAGCCGGCTTTCGATCGCCTTCGACAACGTCATTCTTTACCAGCAGCTCCAGCAGGCCAACAGCCAGCTCGAGGACCGCGTCGCGCAGCGTACGCGCGCGTTGATGCAGGCCAACCGCCGGCTGTCGGCGCAATGGCTGCGGCTTCAGCGCGCCAATGGCTTCAAGAACGAAATTCTCGGCACCGTGGCCCACGACCTGAAGAATCCGCTCGGAGTGATCCTTGGCCGCACCGAAATGCTGACCGAACTGATCGCCGCCAGCTCTCCGCGTGAAAATATCACCTCGCAGATCGACCATATCCGCGACGCCACCAAGCGCCTGACCTCGATGGTCGATCACCTGATCTCGGACGCGATGGCCGATGCCTTCGACATCACCATCCGCCGCGAGCCGGTCGATATTGCGGCCCTGGTCGGCGAAGTGGCTGACGCCAATCAGCCGCTTGCCGTCAACAAGCAGCAATCGATCACGGTGTCCGCCGCTCCCAACTTGACCGCGACATGCGACGCCGACCGGATGCGCGAGGCGATCGACAACCTGATCAGCAACGCCATCAAATACAGCCCGATCGGTGGCAAGATTTCGGTGCAGGTCGGCCAGGAAGGCAACAAGACCGCGATCCGCGTCGTCGACCAGGGCGCCGGCCTTTCGCCGGAAGATCTTGGCCGGCTGTTCGGGCGCTTCCAGCGGCTGTCCGCCAAACCCACGGCAGGCGAGAGCTCGACGGGCTTGGGACTTTCGATCGTCAAGCGTATCATCGACATGCATGGCGGCGAGGTCGCTGCCAACAGCGGCGGGCCTGGACAAGGCTCGACATTCACCATCACATTGCCCGTAGCAGACGCGTGA
- a CDS encoding response regulator: MSQSQHIIIVDDEAPAREMVGDYLKMHGFTVTLCDGGKSLRAAIENNVPDLVVLDLNMPEEDGLSIIRDLKGRTNVPVIMLTATASPIDRVVGLELGADDYIAKPCELRELMARIRSVLRRSTPARAQGGDANGAKAAKDSLVRFGTKWLDLQAQALRDDEGNEHPLTASEFGLLKVFAANPKRVLSRERLLELANARDSEAFDRAVDLRIMRIRRKIEIDPTKPAVIRTIRGGGYLFSPAGEKA; this comes from the coding sequence ATGAGCCAAAGTCAGCACATCATCATTGTCGATGACGAGGCGCCGGCTCGCGAAATGGTCGGCGATTACCTCAAGATGCACGGGTTTACCGTCACGCTTTGCGACGGCGGCAAGAGCCTGCGCGCGGCGATCGAAAACAACGTGCCCGACCTCGTGGTGCTCGACCTCAACATGCCCGAGGAAGACGGGCTCTCTATCATTCGCGACTTGAAGGGCCGTACCAACGTACCGGTCATCATGCTGACGGCCACCGCAAGCCCGATCGATCGCGTGGTCGGGCTCGAACTTGGCGCCGACGACTATATCGCCAAGCCCTGCGAGTTGCGCGAGCTGATGGCGCGGATCCGCTCGGTGTTGCGGAGAAGCACGCCGGCGCGCGCGCAAGGCGGCGATGCCAACGGGGCGAAGGCGGCCAAGGATTCGCTGGTGCGGTTCGGCACCAAATGGCTCGACCTTCAGGCCCAGGCGTTGCGCGACGACGAAGGCAACGAACACCCCCTGACGGCCTCCGAGTTCGGCCTGCTCAAGGTCTTTGCCGCCAATCCCAAGCGCGTATTGTCGCGTGAGCGGCTGCTGGAACTGGCCAATGCCCGCGACAGCGAAGCTTTCGACCGCGCCGTCGACCTGCGCATCATGCGAATTCGCCGCAAGATCGAGATTGATCCGACGAAACCGGCTGTGATCCGGACGATTCGTGGCGGCGGCTATCTGTTCTCACCGGCCGGCGAGAAGGCTTGA